In Penicillium oxalicum strain HP7-1 chromosome I, whole genome shotgun sequence, a single window of DNA contains:
- a CDS encoding Autophagy-related protein 3 — protein MNIFHSTLSTWRDRLAPVSRTSTFRTTGQITPEEFVLAGDYLVYKFPTWSWGDASSPAKRVSYLPPGKQFLVTRGVPCHRRLNDNFAGDAGREDEIVRDMLAGEAEGDTRDANGDEGWLRTGGGRDTIADRDMQEAKIRDVRTVDESGNLGEQEEEDEIPDMEDDDDDEEAIIREPAGDSGTTQPLRTYTLYITYSNFYRTPRLYLSGYLSPSEPLPPHLMMEDIVGDYKDKTVTLEDFPWFDGSVKMATVHPCRHASVMKTMLDRADAALKLRLEKLKHNQSREQASQIQKAGGGSGLEGLVDNTKGLSLSDHAQPQHGGDEWEVLQADEEEQVAIRVDQYLVVFLKFIASVTPGIEHDHTMGV, from the exons ATGAACATTTTCCACTCTACACTGTCGACCTGGCGCGATCGCCTGGCCCCGGTCTCCCGGACATCCACCTTCCGCACGACAGGACAGATCACTCCCGAGGAGTTTGTCCTCGCGGGCGACTACCTAGTCTACAAGTTCCCAACGTGGTCCTGGGGGGACGCATCCAGTCCAGCAAAACGAGTCTCGTATCTTCCCCCCGGGAAACAGTTCCTCGTGACGCGTGGCGTGCCCTGCCATCGAAGGCTTAATGACAACTTCGCTGGAGACGCGGGCCGCGAAGATGAAATCGTGCGAGATATGCTTGCTGGAGAGGCCGAGGGGGACACAAGAGACGCAAATGGAGACGAGGGGTGGTTGCGGACTGGAGGTGGCCGTGATACCATCGCAGACCGTGACATGCAAGAGGCAAAGATCCGGGATGTGAGGACGGTAGATGAATCTGGCAACCTGGGggagcaagaagaggaagacgagaTTCCCGACAtggaagatgacgatgatgacgaggaagccATCATCCGAGAGCCTGCGGGGGACTCTGGGACAACGCA ACCGCTTCGCACTTATACCCTCTATATCACATATTCCAACTTCTATCGGACACCACGTCTCTATCTTTCAGGCTACCTGTCTCCGTCGGAACCACTGCCTCCTCATCTGATGATGGAGGATATCGTTGGAGACTATAAAGACAAGACCGTCACCCTGGAGGACTTTCCCTGGTTCGACGGAAGCGTGAAGATGGCTACCGTCCACCCATGTCGACATGCTTCCGTGATGAAGACGATGCTGGATCGAGCAGATGCCGCGTTGAAGCTTCGcctggagaagctcaaaCACAATCAGTCACGCGAGCAAGCCAGTCAGATTCAAAAAGCTGGAGGCGGCAGTGGGCTCGAGGGGCTTGTCGACAACACCAAAGGCTTGTCACTGAGTGATCATGCACAGCCCCAACATGGTGGTGATGAATGGGAGGTTCTACAAGccgacgaagaggagcaggTGGCGATTCGTGTGGATCAATACCTGGTTGTTTTTCTGAAATTTATCGCCAGCGTCACTCCTGGGATTGAGCATGATCATACGATGGGAGTTTAA